The genomic segment GTTTCCTGCCCGCCCAGGTGCAGGGGCTGAATGGGATCCGAACTGTCGCCGCGGGTGATCACCATTCCCTGGCGGTGGACTCCACCGGGGCCGTCTGGGCCTGGGGTTTCAATGGCACCGGCCAGCTGGGAGATGGCTCCTTTACCTACCATCGAACGCTGCCCGTGCGAGTGCAAGGGCTGGGGGGAGTCGTGCTCGTAGCGGCGGGCAATGCCCACTCGTTGGCGATCACCTCCGACGGCACGGTCTGGACCTGGGGCTCCAACTACGACGGTGCACTGGGGATCGGCTCCACGAACGGCTCCAGCCGCATCCCCGTGCAAGCCCAGGGTCTGAGTGAAGGGGTGGCACTCGCGGCGGGAATTCACCACTCCCAGGTCTTGCGCTCCGACGGCACTCTCTGGGTCTGGGGACTCAACTCCGACGGACAGATGGGAAATGGAGAACCGCCGCTGTACGCGACCCTCCCCCTGCTCTCGTCGCTATGACTCGCCCCGGGGGCTCTCCCGCACTTTGAAGGAAAACCCCGGAGCGCCAGCCGCGGAAGGTGTCAAAGCATTCGTTGAAGTGCCGCATTCCCTACGAGTCGTCTGAGTGATGCCTGGAGGCTACCCATGGAACCATAGGGTGAAAGTCCCGAAGCGGTAAAAGGTCGAGGCCGCATAGCTCGGATGGCACCGACAGGGGAGACCCCTGCGGTGAAGCCCATCGACAAAGCCCCGGAAAGCGGGGTGAGCGAGTGAGCGGGCCGCAACGACGAGTGAACACCCGGTAGAGGCCTCGTGACTCGTTAACTCCGGATGCCGAGCCGACTCAGACGCGGCGAAGGCAGCAGGACGCTCCCGAAGACGACCTTGGGAGAAGTCCATCCGGCGGGGTGGAGGGTGGCCCCTCCGGCCCAGGGAGGGCACTCCAGAGCTGGGATGCTAGTGCCGCCCCAACGCCCTGTCCCAGGCAGCCAACTGCATGGTCAGCGTGTATTTCCAGGCGCTGGAGACATCCTCGAAGTCCTCTGGACGGAGTGAGTCGAGGCGCTCGCGGAGGAAGCCCAGGTCGCTGAGTTCCTCGCGGTGCTTGAATTCGGTGTCCACCTTGACCAAGGCAGGAATCACCCGGAGCACGGCCTCCATGCAGTCCTCTTGGGTAGCACGAGACATGCGTTCCACTGTCAGTGCCAATTGCTCGCGCACCGGCGCTGGACCTCCAGGGCACCACGCCTCCAGCGTCATGCGGTAGATGTCCTCCACGAGTTCTTCCAGCGTGTACTCGCGATCGAACCAGAACGCGTAGCGCGGGCCTTGGAGCACGTCCCAGAAGCGCAGTAATGCGGCGAGCCTTCCCGCCATGCGCCGCGCGCTGCGCAGCGGGGGCGGAGACACGGCATGATGGAGAGCCCCCCACGGGGTGCTCAAGATGAAGGATTCGAAGGCTTCCTCCATTCGCTGGCGCTCCTCTTTTGGGACGCCGTCATTCAAGTACATGAAGACCTCGTCGAACAGGTGCACCCGCCAGCGGGGCAGGGGGATGATGTCGAACTCGGCCCCCGAATGCATGATGAGCACCTCGCCGGGCGGCACCTGGAGCATCCGCCGGGGATGGGTAAAGGCTCCCGTTTTGAGGTACTCCCGGGCCCACCTGCGGCCCTCGGTTCTCACCGCGCGGAGGATGGCGCCGGTAGGACCGTGGAGCATCGCTGGAAACTCGAGCACCGGGGACTGAGGCACGGTCATGCTCCTGGCCCTACCATAGCGGTCTCGTGTGTCTCAAGCGCCAGACTCCTGCTGCCCACTCAATGGCAGTCCACGGGCAGATAGACCTGGCCCTGGAATCCGCTGGGGAACTCGCCTCCTTCAGAGCCGCCAGGTATCGCCCCGCCTGTTCTCTTCCTTCCCTGCGTGACTCCTCATCATCCGGTTTGATCTAGAAGAGCACGAGAGCGCGTGTAGATGTCCGGGCGCAGGAGTTTGACGAACTCCGCGAGACGCTGCGGGTCCCCCAACCGCGCCCTCCTCACAATGTTGTAGAGACTGACGGTGTCGAGGAAGACAACGTTGGTGGGGTGCTGCACGCGGTACTGCCTGCCAATGGCGAGGTGTGCGGCCTTGCCAAGAGAAGCATCCCAGGGCTCCTTGGAGTCTGGCTCGCGGCCTGGTAGCCGGGAGATGGGAGGTGCCGCTTGGGCGCCGAAGGCCACCACGAGCACCAGGAGAAGACCCGCCAGCCGCCAGGTGTTCCTCGCCCTGGTTGCATGCTTTTCCATGTCCAATATGCCCCTCATGCGGTGTAAGCCTGGGAAGGGAAACTGACTTGAGCGCTCTCGTATGGGGGGCGCGCGCGGTGAGGTGGCGGCTCAAGCCTCCTCGTCCGGGCCCGCGTCGCCGGGCTCGGTGTCGCCCAGGGGCATGCGCAGGGCGCGGGCCTTCCTGGCGCGCTTGCGGCTGAGCTCCACCCCCACCGCGTCCAGCCCCAAATCATTGGCCACGGCGAGCACCGTGCCATGGCCGCAGAAGGGGTCCACGATGCAGCGCGTGGAGGTGTTCTCCAGCACGTAGCGGCAGGCGGCGAGGCACGCCTCCACGCCCATGCCGCGCGTCCACGTCACCTCGCCGGCCTGGGGGAGCACATCGGGGGTGGAGCGCGACAGGTCAGCGCGCACGCCGCGCGAGAAGCACAACAGGTGCGAGTACGCGGGACGGCCGAAGGTCGTCTGTCCCGCCGGGGCGCGGCACACCACCTTGTGCCAGAGCAGCGCGTGTCCCTGCTGCTCGGCGGCCTTCTGCACCAGGTAGCCCTTGTCCACCCACGTCCCGTCCTTCTTGATGTCCGTCTGGTAGAAGACGGTGACGCCCTCGTCCGGGCAGCGCGAGAGCACGAGCGCCGCGGTGCGCACGAACCAGTCCTTCCACTCGGCGAGGGTGAGGGTGGGGAACTCGGACACGTCGGGCATGGAGGTGATGAGCGAGCACCCCTCGAGCACGCCCTGCGCCTCCAGCCACGCGAGCGCATCCGCGCAGTGCACCGTGCGCTTGCCCTGGGGCGCGACCCGCTCCGCCCGCTGTCCGTCTCGTTGTCCGTCCGTGGCCATGTCGACAGGCGCCGCCGTTCAGCGCCGCTTCACGTTGAAGGGGCCGAAGCCCTGGTCCGCGGGCATGACCTCGATGACGTTGATGTTCACGCGCGGGGGGCGGGTGACGCACCACACCACCACGTCGGCGATGTCCGCGGCGGTGAGCGGCTCCATGCCCTCGTACACCTTGCCCGCCCGCTCGGCGTCTCCCTTGAAGCGCACGAGCGAGAACTCCGTCTCCACCATGCCGGGCTGCACGTCCGTCACCCGCACGCGCGTGCCCGCCAGGTCCGCCTTCAGGTTCTGGGAGAACTGGTGCACGAACGCCTTGGTGGCCCCGTACACGTTGCCGCCCGGGTAGGGGTACGTGGCCGCCACCGAGCCCAGGTTCACCACGTGCCCCCGGTCGCGCCGCACCATGCCCGGCAGGAGCGCGCGCGTCATGTACACCAGCCCCTTGCAGTTGGTGTCGATCATCAACTCCCAGTCCTCCAGTGACGCCTCGTGCGCGGGCGACAGCCCCAGCCCCAGCCCCGCGTTGTTGACGAGCACGTCCACGTCGGCGAACTCCGGGGGCAGGGAGGCGAGCGAGGACTCGACCTCCTCGCGCGAGCGGACGTCCAATACGAGACAGTGGGATGGGGTAGGGAGGCGTGCGGCGAGGGAATGCAACCGCTCCTCGCGGCGTCCCACTAGGATGAGGCGCGCGCCTTCCTGGGAGAGCGAGAAGGCGCAGGCTTC from the Cystobacter ferrugineus genome contains:
- a CDS encoding SAM-dependent methyltransferase; protein product: MATDGQRDGQRAERVAPQGKRTVHCADALAWLEAQGVLEGCSLITSMPDVSEFPTLTLAEWKDWFVRTAALVLSRCPDEGVTVFYQTDIKKDGTWVDKGYLVQKAAEQQGHALLWHKVVCRAPAGQTTFGRPAYSHLLCFSRGVRADLSRSTPDVLPQAGEVTWTRGMGVEACLAACRYVLENTSTRCIVDPFCGHGTVLAVANDLGLDAVGVELSRKRARKARALRMPLGDTEPGDAGPDEEA
- a CDS encoding SDR family oxidoreductase; its protein translation is MNTLQGWTALVTGATSGIGEACAFSLSQEGARLILVGRREERLHSLAARLPTPSHCLVLDVRSREEVESSLASLPPEFADVDVLVNNAGLGLGLSPAHEASLEDWELMIDTNCKGLVYMTRALLPGMVRRDRGHVVNLGSVAATYPYPGGNVYGATKAFVHQFSQNLKADLAGTRVRVTDVQPGMVETEFSLVRFKGDAERAGKVYEGMEPLTAADIADVVVWCVTRPPRVNINVIEVMPADQGFGPFNVKRR